In the Populus trichocarpa isolate Nisqually-1 chromosome 1, P.trichocarpa_v4.1, whole genome shotgun sequence genome, AGTGTAAAACTTGCTTTgtcacaattaataaaaaatgaatcagaATATTCAGTAACTTATTTATGGGAATCGTAGAAGACCATCCCTTGTAATGTTTCACACTAGCAGAGGGGCAGAGAACCTCAAATACAATCTGGGAGAGACAAATCCCAAATAAAGATACTGACAACATCCAGCACCTTTGGCaggcaagagaaaaaaatgaaagaaaatactcTTTTCTTACCAACTGCTAACATGTGCCCCCACAGGAGATTCACGAACATTTATGGAACCAATCTTCCTGAGTATATATCCCGCAATCTGATCTTACACCTCACTCAAATACCATGAAAGGAACCTAAGCCTCTGACTAAtttagaaagaaggaaaaaaaatcaaatcaaatctcaaACCTTACAGAAAATCCCTTGTAACTGCTGCAGCTCTCTCAACGTGTATAATGCAAATCAAGAACCCTTGTTAGCTCTACAAGATCAATTTCTTTATAAGCTGAACGTAATCAAGAGGGGGACGTATGATGAAATTCACAATTCTTCACCTGTTTAACCAGATTCCTGCACCTACAATTATCATGTGATATCCATTAACAGATCTCCTAGGTAGCAATTCCTGAAGCAAGtaccaaataaaagaaaaggtaaattaGTACCAGATGTTAGCAATTAGCTATCAAACATCAGTAACCAAAAGAGCTAAAAACTGGGTGCATTTCATGGGCAATTGCATGATTAAAGATGCCCACTTTCACTCCAAAAGAAAATAACGAGAGACCTAAGAAAATTCCAACTTCTGCCCAGTTGTGTATCCAATTGCATCCCCACGTTAAAGAATTCAACAATATATTAATAGGACTACCAGTTGCTTAAAAAtctggaaataaaaaatgaagttctGATAAGTCATCAATGCAGATTGTTATGAATTTAAGGATTATAAGCAAGAAAAGGCCAgtcaaaatagttaaaaaaaacatccatgtAGATTTAAAACTTGTAGAAAATTAGTTTACAGCCACTACAGTGTGTCATATACATAGCACGCATAACTAGAGGCAGCAGTGTAGATCCTTCACAATAGAAATGCAGGTTAAGGGCAATCAAGCTATGATATCAGATTTTAACATTGATGAGGACATATCTTCAAGGGAAGTGGATAACATCACACCATGAGGATGAGAAGATGTAACCTTCATTTACTTTATAAGCAAACTTAATTGAGTTTTTCCTATGAACTTGTCAGTGCAGAAGAAATAAATTAGCacacaaaaatcaaatgactTCTTTTGATGTTCCAGTAAGCATTCTACTCCTAGGACTTTTCACTCAACATAAATATCTGTGACACTTGCATGCACACAGATGCCCATGTGCGCTggcatatatgtatatataattctatCAAGTATTGTTAACAACCTAACTTATTTCAAGAATGTTCGAAGAAAAGGGTTACCTCTATTTGATTGTCTACTTGTAACACCATAACTTCCAATATAACCCTCGGAACTCTTAGTTGTAACATCTGAAGCTACATCACCGAGCCCATAACCAAATGAACCACAACCATCAAGCTCAGGAGTAGCAGATTGCCAAGTTGAATCACCATAAACAGAACCACTGCGATAAAGGTCCCCATAGGACCCCTCATAACCACCAGCTGACCCAGAGAATGATGATGTTGGTGGTGCACCAGTGCCACTGTTTCTTACATATCCTGCCCCACTCAAACCATAATTGTTGTCACCACTCCCATAACCCATGCTGCCAGTAGTATAGCCAGAAGCACTTCCTCTGCCTTGAGCTGATACAGGAGAAGTGCCCCAATTCGATCCACTATTCCCAAATGAAACTCCAAAATTTCCAGTTCTGGAGCCCAATAAAGGACCAGGGCTGGCAGGATTTGTGGCAGTATTGTGGCTGCCATTGCCCCAGACATTCCAAGTAGTAGGGCTTAAGAGAGAATCATTTCTTGCATTCCCCTCACCATAACCTACTGGTGTGCTGTACCTGCTTGGATTCCCACTATAATAAGGACTTGAGATCCGCCCATATGCAGGAGTGTTACTAAAGTTGGAACCTCCACCGTAGCTTGGACTCAAGGCTGGCTCTAAATTCATACTCATCCCATAACCAGCGGTGCTAAAGGGAGCAAATCCACTTCGACCAGTGGCGAGTGGATTAAACCTACTATCCATCCTCATTCCAAAACCTCCAATAGAGTTCATATTATATCCCTGAGCATATGCATTAAGGAAGTTGTTGGCCCTA is a window encoding:
- the LOC7485083 gene encoding heterogeneous nuclear ribonucleoprotein 1 isoform X1 produces the protein MQGMESDLGKLFIGGISWDTDEERLKEYFSKYGEVVEAVIMRDRVTGRARGFGFVVFADPIVAERVIMEKHVVDGRTVEAKKAVPRDDQHILSRNTSSIHGSPGPGRTKKIFVGGLASTVTENDFKKYFEQFGIITDVVVMYDHNTLRPRGFGFITYDSEEAVDRVLHKTFHELNGKMVEVKRAVPKELSPGPSRSPLMGYNYGLTRANNFLNAYAQGYNMNSIGGFGMRMDSRFNPLATGRSGFAPFSTAGYGMSMNLEPALSPSYGGGSNFSNTPAYGRISSPYYSGNPSRYSTPVGYGEGNARNDSLLSPTTWNVWGNGSHNTATNPASPGPLLGSRTGNFGVSFGNSGSNWGTSPVSAQGRGSASGYTTGSMGYGSGDNNYGLSGAGYVRNSGTGAPPTSSFSGSAGGYEGSYGDLYRSGSVYGDSTWQSATPELDGCGSFGYGLGDVASDVTTKSSEGYIGSYGVTSRQSNRGAGIWLNRANKGS
- the LOC7485083 gene encoding heterogeneous nuclear ribonucleoprotein 1 isoform X4, with protein sequence MESDLGKLFIGGISWDTDEERLKEYFSKYGEVVEAVIMRDRVTGRARGFGFVVFADPIVAERVIMEKHVVDGRTVEAKKAVPRDDQHILSRNTSSIHGSPGPGRTKKIFVGGLASTVTENDFKKYFEQFGIITDVVVMYDHNTLRPRGFGFITYDSEEAVDRVLHKTFHELNGKMVEVKRAVPKELSPGPSRSPLMGYNYGLTRANNFLNAYAQGYNMNSIGGFGMRMDSRFNPLATGRSGFAPFSTAGYGMSMNLEPALSPSYGGGSNFSNTPAYGRISSPYYSGNPSRYSTPVGYGEGNARNDSLLSPTTWNVWGNGSHNTATNPASPGPLLGSRTGNFGVSFGNSGSNWGTSPVSAQGRGSASGYTTGSMGYGSGDNNYGLSGAGYVRNSGTGAPPTSSFSGSAGGYEGSYGDLYRSGSVYGDSTWQSATPELDGCGSFGYGLGDVASDVTTKSSEGYIGSYGVTSRQSNRGIAT
- the LOC7485083 gene encoding heterogeneous nuclear ribonucleoprotein 1 isoform X3; the protein is MQGMESDLGKLFIGGISWDTDEERLKEYFSKYGEVVEAVIMRDRVTGRARGFGFVVFADPIVAERVIMEKHVVDGRTVEAKKAVPRDDQHILSRNTSSIHGSPGPGRTKKIFVGGLASTVTENDFKKYFEQFGIITDVVVMYDHNTLRPRGFGFITYDSEEAVDRVLHKTFHELNGKMVEVKRAVPKELSPGPSRSPLMGYNYGLTRANNFLNAYAQGYNMNSIGGFGMRMDSRFNPLATGRSGFAPFSTAGYGMSMNLEPALSPSYGGGSNFSNTPAYGRISSPYYSGNPSRYSTPVGYGEGNARNDSLLSPTTWNVWGNGSHNTATNPASPGPLLGSRTGNFGVSFGNSGSNWGTSPVSAQGRGSASGYTTGSMGYGSGDNNYGLSGAGYVRNSGTGAPPTSSFSGSAGGYEGSYGDLYRSGSVYGDSTWQSATPELDGCGSFGYGLGDVASDVTTKSSEGYIGSYGVTSRQSNRGIAT
- the LOC7485083 gene encoding heterogeneous nuclear ribonucleoprotein 1 isoform X2 — translated: MESDLGKLFIGGISWDTDEERLKEYFSKYGEVVEAVIMRDRVTGRARGFGFVVFADPIVAERVIMEKHVVDGRTVEAKKAVPRDDQHILSRNTSSIHGSPGPGRTKKIFVGGLASTVTENDFKKYFEQFGIITDVVVMYDHNTLRPRGFGFITYDSEEAVDRVLHKTFHELNGKMVEVKRAVPKELSPGPSRSPLMGYNYGLTRANNFLNAYAQGYNMNSIGGFGMRMDSRFNPLATGRSGFAPFSTAGYGMSMNLEPALSPSYGGGSNFSNTPAYGRISSPYYSGNPSRYSTPVGYGEGNARNDSLLSPTTWNVWGNGSHNTATNPASPGPLLGSRTGNFGVSFGNSGSNWGTSPVSAQGRGSASGYTTGSMGYGSGDNNYGLSGAGYVRNSGTGAPPTSSFSGSAGGYEGSYGDLYRSGSVYGDSTWQSATPELDGCGSFGYGLGDVASDVTTKSSEGYIGSYGVTSRQSNRGAGIWLNRANKGS